From a region of the Chlorocebus sabaeus isolate Y175 chromosome 23, mChlSab1.0.hap1, whole genome shotgun sequence genome:
- the IL13 gene encoding interleukin-13: MRPLLNPLLLALGLMALLLTMVIALTCLSGFASPSPVPPSTALKELIEELVNITQNQKAPLCNGSMVWSINLTAGVYCAALESLINVSGCSAIEKTQRMLNGFCPHKVSAGQFSSLRVRDTKIEVAQFVKDLLLHLKKLFREGQFN, from the exons ATGCGTCCGCTCCTCAATCCTCTCCTGTTGGCACTGGGCCTCATGGCGCTCTTGTTGACCATGGTCATTGCTCTCACTTGCCTCAGCGGCTTTGCCTCCCCAAGCCCTGtgcctccctccacagccctcaaggagctcattGAGGAGCTGGTCAACATCACCCAGAACCAGAAG GCCCCGCTCTGCAATGGCAGCATGGTGTGGAGCATCAACCTGACAGCTGGCGTG TACTGTGCAGCCCTGGAATCCCTGATCAATGTGTCAGGCTGCAGTGCCATCGAGAAGACCCAGAGGATGCTGAACGGATTCTGCCCGCACAAGGTCTCCGCTGGG CAGTTTTCCAGCTTGCGTGTCCGAGACACCAAAATCGAGGTGGCCCAGTTCGTAAAGGACCTGCTCTTACATTTAAAGAAACTTTTTCGCGAGGGACAGTTCAACTGA